TTGTGCTTCGTCAGGGTGCTTACGAAGGTAGTCTCGGAACAACAAGCGTTCCCACAACTCGCTATTCGGTTCAACCATGTGGATATGGTGAGTGCGTGGACCATTTGGTGGTAGTCCTTTCACAAAGAACATCTGCCGAGGGTCAGGATTATCAGACCAATAATTATAACCAAGTGCTTCTAGCTGAGAAACAGCAACTTGCTTTGCTAGTGTAAGTGAATGCACTCCCACTAATAGATCAATGACAGGCTTGGCAGCTAACCCTGGTACTGCTGTACTGCCAAAGTGTTCAATGCATATGATCAGCTTTTGAGCGAGAATCTGGCGTAAGCGCGTGGCTTCTTGCTCGAAAAGAACAGGCCAAAGTGGATCGTACTCTACAATGATGACTTCATCCATAAGTTTACTAGTGGAGGCACATTAGGCTATATCTACCAATTCATAACCATAAACGAATAGCACCAATCATGAGCATCGCCAGATAGTTGATGGCATACTTCTCATAACGGGTTGCTATACGTCGATACTGCTTAAGCCGATTAATTAAGCGCTCCACCTGGTTGCGCTCCCGATACAGTCCCCGGTTGAACCGCCCTCGTCGCTTCTGATTAGTGCGTTTTGGGATGATATTCGCTAGTCTTGATTTAATAGGGGATAGCAGAGTTTGCCGTGCTACTTTTACCGGTCCGGCTAGTGGCTAGGTGATTTGGCTTTCCAGGGTTCTATGAGTTCTACTCTAGGGATGCTTGAACAGGGGGTAGGAATGGTTCAGTTGCAACAGAATGTGATTACTAGGAAGAACTTAGTCTATAGCCTGATTACTGGTCTAGTTGTTGGCATAATTGCTGGGGCTCCCCTAGGCTGGATAGCTCACCGATTCTATGCCGAGCGCCGGTTGGCTGAGGTTTTGATTTGCCGGGAGAAGCACAGAAACCTGCCAGAAGCTCAACTTCAGTCGCTTTGCGGCTCGCGGTTTTGAAGCTGGTAGGACTGAGGAATTAGCGAATTAATGCAAGGGTTCAAAATCTATCGCTTAGTTGCAAGACGCGACTACCTAATGATTGTTTTCTACAGCCATGCCAAAAGTTGGCAGTTTCGGATAGTTATACCGGATGGCTGTAGTATCAGTACGGGAAAGGTTTAGTATACCCCCAAGGGGCAGAAGATGCTGCCAAACTTTGGTTCAGAACTTAGCGAGCGCACTCCTCACTGGGGATCTCCCCAATGAGGAAGTCAAACAAACGGCGTACTCCAGAATTTATTCTTCCCAACGGAATGAAAATCTTTTACTTACGGGAAGACGAAGTGAAGTTTCTTTACGGACAAGTCCAAGGGTACTGCAAAAATGGAATTGAGTTGCACGAAGGTGACATCGTATTTGATGTGGGAGCAAACATTGGTTTATTCACACTCTGGGTAGATCAGATGTGTAATAAAAATGTGAGTGTTTATGCTTTCGAGCCCATCCCAGCCATTTTTGAAGTATTGCAACGTAACGCCCAACGTTTTGGTTCAAACAATCTCAAGGTATTTCCCTACGGACTCTCGCAGGAATCGAAAAATGTAACTTTCGCTTACTATCCCAACGCTACAGGTTTGTCTACCGCCTACCCAGATGTTTCTAAGCTAGAACGAGATAAATTCAAGCAGGCTATTCTTCGCAATCTCGAAAACGCACCAACTTCCATTCGTTGGCTTCGTTGGCTTCGTTGGCTTCCACCGTTCTTGCGGCCGATTATTCTCGATCTGAAGATAGAAAAAGCTTTTCAAATAGAGCAAGTCACTTGCCAGTTAAGAACTGTATCAGAGATTGTCCGCGAGAATAATATTCAACAGATTGATTTGCTCAAAGTAGATGTGGAGAAAAGCGAGCTGGATGTACTTTTGGGCATTGAACAGCAGGATTGGTCAAAAATCAAGCAAGTTTTTGTTGAAGTAGATGATTGGGGTTGTTTCGGAGAAAAAATTGTATCCTTACTTAAAAAACATGGATTGAGTCAGATCGTACTTGATCAGGAACTGATGCTGAAAGGGTCAAATATGTTTAATCTATATGCTGTGCGACCCAAACCTCGATAGAAATCGAGAGCGTAACAAATTGAAGTGATTCTGCCACATTTGTAG
This window of the Chroococcidiopsis sp. CCMEE 29 genome carries:
- a CDS encoding FkbM family methyltransferase; this encodes MRKSNKRRTPEFILPNGMKIFYLREDEVKFLYGQVQGYCKNGIELHEGDIVFDVGANIGLFTLWVDQMCNKNVSVYAFEPIPAIFEVLQRNAQRFGSNNLKVFPYGLSQESKNVTFAYYPNATGLSTAYPDVSKLERDKFKQAILRNLENAPTSIRWLRWLRWLPPFLRPIILDLKIEKAFQIEQVTCQLRTVSEIVRENNIQQIDLLKVDVEKSELDVLLGIEQQDWSKIKQVFVEVDDWGCFGEKIVSLLKKHGLSQIVLDQELMLKGSNMFNLYAVRPKPR
- a CDS encoding GrpB family protein; this encodes MDEVIIVEYDPLWPVLFEQEATRLRQILAQKLIICIEHFGSTAVPGLAAKPVIDLLVGVHSLTLAKQVAVSQLEALGYNYWSDNPDPRQMFFVKGLPPNGPRTHHIHMVEPNSELWERLLFRDYLRKHPDEAQRYADLKRDLAQRFATDREAYTSGKAEYVQSVMQRARQEFAV